In one window of Mytilus galloprovincialis chromosome 6, xbMytGall1.hap1.1, whole genome shotgun sequence DNA:
- the LOC143079750 gene encoding proteasome subunit beta type-5-like encodes MALAGVCGFQQNVAKSPCTLGNGISDNLIDGAIHSSHNFTMPSNFDPVENLKQFTDPKSDVKIQFNHGTTTLAFKFQHGVIVAVDSRATAGSWIASQTVKKVIEINPYLLGTMAGGAADCSYWERVLAKHCRIYELRNKERISVAAASKLLANIVYGYKGMGLSMGTMICGWDKKGPGLYYVDSDGQRMTNPIFSVGSGSLYAYGVLDSGYKWELTVDEAIDLGRRAIYHATHRDAYSGGVVNLYHMKETGWEFISQTDVLDLHYKYQEEKQARR; translated from the exons ATGGCACTTGCTGGAGTCTGTGGATTTCAACAAAATGTTGCAAAGAGTCCTTGCACGCTTGGCAACGGAATTAGCGATAATCTTATAGATGGAGCTATTCATTCATCTCATAACTTTACTATGCCTAGTAATTTTGAT CCTGTAGAAAATCTTAAGCAGTTTACAGACCCTAAAAGTGATGTGAAAATTCAGTTTAATCATGGAACTACAACACTAGCTTTCAAATTCCAACATGGTGTAATTGTAGCTGTTGATTCCAGGGCCACAGCTGGGTCATGGATTG CTTCTCAGACAGTAAAGAAAGTAATAGAGATAAATCCTTACCTACTGGGTACCATGGCTGGAGGTGCTGCTGACTGTTCTTACTGGGAACGTGTTCTAGCTAAACATTGCAG AATTTATGAATTACGAAACAAAGAAAGAATATCAGTGGCAGCAGCATCTAAATTATTAGCAAATATTGTATACGGTTACAAAGGGATGGGCTTATCTATG gGTACAATGATTTGTGGATGGGATAAAAAG GGTCCAGGTTTATACTATGTTGACAGTGATGGACAGAGAATGACCAATCCAATCTTCTCTGTGGGATCAGGATCACTGTATGCCTATGGTGTACTAGACAGTGGTTACAAATGGGAACTGACAGTTGATGAGGCTATAGATCTTGGAAGGAGAGCTATTTATCATGCCACACACAGAGATGCTTACAGTGGTGGTGTGGTTAATT TGTACCATATGAAAGAAACAGGATGGGAGTTTATATCTCAGACAGATGTATTAGATCTACATTACAAATACCAGGAGGAAAAACAAGCCAGGCGATGA